Part of the Desulfonatronum sp. SC1 genome is shown below.
GACTGGGACAGCTTCAGCGGGGTATTGATCATCTCCCTGATCTTCAGCCTGGGCATTTTCAACGCCGCGGCTCCTCCCGGCAGACTGCTGACCACCAAGGACGCTCTGTTGCTGGCCTCGGTGATGCTCACCTTCGCGGCCATGGCCAAGTTCGTGGCCCTGTACCGCTTTCCCCTGAGCCGGGAACTGTTGACCATGACCCCGGACATCTTCGTGTACAGCCTGCCCGTAGCCGGGGCCGCCGGGGTGCTGGCCCTGTTCTTTCCTTTGTTGATCTGTATTTTTTCCGGAGCCCTGCTGGCCTTTCTCTGCACCCAGATGCTTCATGCCGGGTTCGACGTGTTCATGTTCTACCTCGTGGGCACGGTGGGCTGCGCCATGCTTCTGCGCGGCGCCCAGACCAGGACGGACATCCTGCGTGCGGGGCTGCCCCTGCTCGGTCTGCTCCTCGGAACTTGGGCCGCCCTGAACCTTCTGGACTTCCAAAGCTTCTCCTGGTTTGCCGCCGGCGCGGCGTTCAGTGCCGCCGGAGCAATGCTGTCCGTCCTATTGCTTCTGGCCTTCAGCCCTGTGGTGGAATATCTGTTCGGCTACACTTCGCGGTTCAAGCTGTTGGAAATGATGAGCCTGGAACAACCCTTGCTCCAGTCCCTGATGGTCAACGCTCCAGGGACCTACCACCACTGCCTGATCGTGGCCAACATGGCCGAGGCCGGAGCCAAGGCCGTAGGCGGCAATCCTTTGCTGGCCAAGGTCGCTGCCCTGTACCACGACATCGGCAAGATCAAAAATCCGCACTACTTCATCGAGAACCAGTTCGGCTGCGAAAACCGGCATGACAAGCTGGCCCCGTCCATGAGCGCCCTGATCCTGATCTCCCACGTCAAAAAAGGCGCGGAGCTGGCCGCGGAACACAAGCTGGGCACGGAAATCACGGACCTGATCCAGCAACACCACGGAACGCGCCTGATCGTCTATTTTTACCAGAAAGCGCTCAAAATGTGCGAAGAAAAGGGGACAGAGTGCGTCCGGGAGGACGATTTCCGGTATCCGGGCCCCAAGCCGCAGAGCAAGGAAGCCGGGATTATTCTCTTGGCCGACGCCATCGAGGCTTCCAGCCGAACCCTGGTCGACCCCACGCCCAGCCGGGTGCGCAACCATATCCAGAACCAGGTGCGCACCGTGTTCAACGAAGGTCAGTTGGACGAATCGGACCTCAGCCTGAAAGACCTGAACATCCTCAGCGAAACCTTTCAACGCATCCTGACCGGAATTTTCCACCAACGCATCGACTACCCCAAGCCCGGAATCCATGCCGCCCCGACTTCGTCCAAGTCCGAACAGGCGAAAACGCCCCCGCCCCGCCCCGCCCCGGCCCGTTGAACTGAGCCTGTTGCGGGACCCCGAGACCCTGCGCCATCCGGTTCTCCCGTTGAGCCGCTCGGCGCTACGGGATATCGTGACCCGGATTCTGGACGTCGCGGACCCTCCCGGAGATCATTCCGGCACTTTCGGCCAACCAGTATTGGAAGTGCGGATTACTTCGGATAGGGGAATCATGGACCTGCACCAAAGGCACCTGGGCGGAGCGGGCCCGACCAATGTGCTCAGCTTTCCGGCGGAATCGCCCCCGACCTCCGAGCCTGATCCGAACGCGGTCCGCGGCTCCATCGTCATCAGCGCGGACGCGGTGCTCCGGGAGGCCTTCCTCTACGGCCAGGACCCGCGAGACCACTTCATCCGCCTGCTGACCCACGCCCTGCTCCATCTGGCCGACTTCGATCACGGCGAAATCATGGACGACCTGACCGAACAGGTGGTGGAGCACTTGCGCGAGCCCACGCCCGACAACCGTGAACCCTGAACCGTGAACCTCTGAACCCACCACCCCCATGCGCATCGCCCTGCTTCAAAACAACTACACCGTCGGCGACCTGGACGGAAACGCCCGTAAAATCGCCGACGCCGTCCGCACCGCGGCCCGGCAAAACGCGGCCCTGTGCGTCACCTCGGAACTGTCCCTGCTGGGCTACCCGCCCCGGGACCTGCTGCTGAACAAGGGATTCATCGAAACCAGTTGGGCCGTGCTCCGCGCCCTGGGCCGGGATTTGGACGACGCTCCGCCGACGCTTGTGGGGCTGGCCGAGCCCAACGCCTCCGGCCAGGGCCGCCCGCTCTGGAACTGCGCGGCCCTGCTGCGCGGCGGCGAAATCCAAGGCGTCTTCCACAAGACCCTCCTGCCCACGTACGATGTCTTTGACGAGGACCGCTATTTCGAGCCCTTCGACGCCCCGGGCTGGTTCGAGTTGGATGAATGGCGGATCGGAGTGACCATCTGCGAGGACATCTGGAACGACAAGGACTTCTGGACGTCGCGGCGCTACCGGGCGGACCCGGTGCAGCGGCTGGCCGAGCAGCGCGTCCACTGCATCGTCAACCTTTCCGCGTCTCCGTTCCACCTGGACAAACACTGCTTCCGACTGCGCATGCTGGGGGAGATGGCCGCCAAGCACCGCCTGCCCCTGGTCTACGTCAACCAAGTGGGCGGCAATGACGACCTGATCTTCGACGGACGCGGCTGCGCCTTCGACTCCAAAGGCGGGCAAATCGCCGCTGCCGCGGCCTTTGCCGAAGACCTGGTGGTGGTAAACATTGAAATGGGGACGGTCGGTGCCGCGCCTCGGCGAGCCGACCGTCTGGCGGTTACCGTTGCCAGGGATCTGGGACCGACGGCACCCGCCGCCATGGCGGCGTCAACTGGCGATGGCTCCCGGGAAGAGGAAATCTGGAACGCCCTGGTCCTGGGCGTTCGGGACTACCTCCACAAGATCGGCTTCAGCAAGGCCCTGCTGGGCCTGTCCGGCGGGATCGACTCGGCCCTGACCGCGGCCATTGCCGCCGAGGCCCTGGGGCGGGAAAACGTCCTGGCCGTGCTCTTGCCCTCGCCCTACACCAGCCGGGCCAGCATCGACGACGCCGTGACCCTGGCCGCCAACCTCGGCATCAACCACCTCACCCTGCCTATCATGGACCTGATGCGGGGCTTCGACCACGCCCTGGAACAGGCCTTCGCCGGGTACGAGGCGGACGTGACCGAGGAGAACATCCAGGCCCGGATCCGGGGGAACCTGCTGATGGCCCTGTCCAACAAGTACCGGGCCATGCTGCTGACCACGGGGAACAAGTCCGAACTGGCCGTGGGCTACTGCACCATGTACGGGGACATGGCCGGGGGCCTGGCGGTCATCGCCGACGTGCCCAAGACCCTGGTCTACGCCACGTCTCGCTGGCTGAACAACCGTCGCGGCCCCGTGATCCCGGAGCGCATCCTGACCCGCCCACCCACGGCGGAGCTGCGCCCGAACCAGACCGACCAGGACAGCCTGCCGGAATACGACGTCCTGGACGCCATCCTGGAACGCGTGGTTCAACTGCACCGCTCCAGCGAGGAAATCATCCGCGAAGGCTTCGCCCCGGAGGACGTCCACCGGGTGGTCGGGCTGATCAAGAACGCGGAATTCAAACGCCGCCAGGCCGCGCCCGGCCTGAAGATCACCGACGTGGCCTTCGGCTCCGGCTGGCGCATGCCCATCGCGGCCCGCTGGCCGATTTAGACAAAGGAGAACGTTTGCATCAGGAACTTAAGCCGGTGGCTCAGGGCATCAGCCGCCATCTGCTGGGCAAGGAGCGCGAAATCAGGCTGGCCCTGGCCTGTCTACTGGCCAAGGGGCATTTGCTGATCGAGGACATTCCCGGGGTGGGCAAAACCACGCTGGCCGAGGCCATGGCCCGGGTCCTGGGGCTGGACATGCAGCGCATCCAGTTCACCAGTGACCTCCTGCCCGCGGACATCCTCGGCGTCTCGGTCTACGACCGCAAGGAGCAGACCTTCAGCTTCCACCCAGGACCGATCTTTTCCCAGGTCATCCTGGCCGATGAGATCAACCGGGCCACGCCCAAAACCCAAAGCGCCCTGCTGGAAGCCATGGAAGAGGGCCAGGTGACCATGGACGGCCGGACCAGGGCCTTGCCCCAGCCGTTTTTCGTCATCGCCACTCAGAACCCGCTGCACCAGATCGGCACCTACCCCTTGCCCGAGTCCCAACTGGACCGCTTCCTGATGCGCATCAGCCTGGGCTACCCGGACGCGGCCACGGAGCGGGAGCTCCTGCGCATCGGCGATACCCGCGAAGCCCTGCGCGCAGCCCCGGCCGTGCTTCGGCCGGAACGGTTGCTGGAACTGCAACAAGCCGTCCTGGATGTCCATGTCTCCGACGCCCTTCTGGACTATGTCCAAGCCCTGCTCCTGACTTCGCGCCGATCAGCGACCTTCCAGACCGGCCTCTCCCCCCGGGCCGGACGCGCCCTGCTCCACGGAGCCCAGGCCTGGGCCTTCCTGGAAGGCCAAACCATGGTCCTTCCCGAACACGTCCAAGCCGTCCTCCCCGCTGTCACCAACCACCGCCTCCAATCCTCCTTCCTCCCCGCCATCGGCTCCACCGAGCAAACCTCGGAAGAAACAGCCACGAATCCCGCCGCCACCCTCCTCAAAACCCCGCTGCCCCATCCGTGAAGTAAAAGAGGGCTGAGACCTCTCCCTTCCCCTCACCCCCATACTCTGCCGTAGCTTGCCCCTGCCCGAGCCCAGTCCACTTCCATGCCCCGTTCGATTTCCCGCATGCATTGCACGCACATCCTGGCAGCGGGGTGAACATCAAGGCGGCGCATGTCGATGGCCTCGCCGCAGGATTCGCAGGATCCGTAGTCTCCGAGGTCCATGCGGTGAAAAGCCAAGAGGATCTCGCGTTTCAGGCGGCGTTCCCGATCCGCCTGCAGGAGCAACATTCGCCTTTCGGCCTCCAGAGTGGCCCGATCATTGTCATCCGCGCAGGATGGAACGACATCCCGGATGGCGCTGTTGATCCGGTCCACGTTGGCCGTGGTTTCAGCCAGGAGTTCTTCCAGGCTGCGACGAAACGAATCCAGTTGTTCATGGGTCATGTTCAGATCTCCTTATGATGTATTGGAGTGACGCCACTGATTCCACCCTACGCCGGTTCAATCGGCTCGGCAGGCTGCTTCGGCCCTTTCTTCCGACGCAGACGCAACCAGATCAACAGCGCCAGCATCACCGGCAGGCCGACCATGCCCCCGGGCTGAACCTTGGTCTTCAGGATGTGCTCCCATTCCGGAATATAGGTGAACACCTCCCGAGGGCCGCCCTCCGCGCCCATGAACCGCCAGAAGCCGTCATCACCGCGCACGAAGCGCATTGTGTCCAAAAACCGCTCATTGCCGCGCATGTCCAGGACCTCAAATGTGGCCTCGGCTTCCCGGCCCATAAGGCGCAGCTCCATCACGTCATCCATGGCGTAGAACCGTCCCCTGTACGGCTCATGAACGCCCTTGTACTTCTCCTGATTCACGTAAGGTTCGATGAAAAAGGCAAAGTCGTCGTACGTCGGCTTTGCCTTGTCCAACATCACCCGCACAAGGCCTTCGGTGCTGTGCCCCCAAGCTTGCCCGACGCCCCCCACCCAAATTGCCACCACCAAGGCAAGAATCAGCCAGATACGTGTTTTGCGATTAGAAAGAATTACGTTTGCTTTTTCAGTCATGGGACCTCCGTGTTTTGGTTCGTCGTTCTTCGTTCGTCGTTCAGACGGAAAACCGTGAATCCAAATATCCAAGAACAAAGAACGAGGAACGGGGAAACGTTATTTTGTTCATTGTTCTTCGTTCGTCGCCGGAAACCGAGCCAAGGCCTGCCCACCCGATCTAGCGCGAAGCATTCCCCTCCTGGGAGGGGCCAGGGGTGGGTTGGCTTTGCAACGAAGAACGAAGAGCAAAGAACAGAACAACATCCCTTCCCCCCTCAGCCCTCTCTTTCCTCTTCCATCCTTTCTCTGAACCGCTCCGCCGCTTCCGGGTCGATCTCGACGCCGTGCTTTTCGCGCAGGTGTTCGTAGGCTTCGCGCCAAGCCTGGCGATAGCGTGAGTAGAGGACGTCGTTGCGGATGTATTCCTTGCGGTGTTCGAAGTCCTGGGTCCGGTTCGTACGCGCCTCTTCCAGGCACAGCACCGCGAAGCGATCCTCGTGCATCACCACCGGGCCGCATTCTCCGGTTTCCAGAGAGAGAAGGGTCTGCGCCCATACGCCCGGAAAACGTTCCAACGGCATCGGGTCCAGGGTCAGCACTTCCACGCCCGGCAGGACGTCAGCCTCCGCGTCCAGGGCAGCGCGACCGTCCGCGGCTCCCAGGAGTCCGGCCTCGCCTTCATCCAAGGTGTGGAACACGGTTGCCGCATAGATGTCCGGCAAGCCGTACATCCCGATGTTTTCCTCATAAAAGGTCCTGACATCCTCGTCCGTGATGCTCTCCCTCGGTATTTCGGCGATCAGATCCGGCTGCATCGTACGCATCAGCAGTTCGGCCTGAAACTGATGCACGGCCTGCCGGAATTCCGCCAACACCGTGAAACCCTGGTCATGGGCCTCGCGGATCAGCGATTCCATATTTTGAACATGCTCCAGCACATATTCGGGCGTGACCCGTCCGGCGTGTTCCTTGGCCTCGCCCATCCGTCGCGCGTAGGCCAATAAAAACGAGTCATCCATCCGTTCCGGGGAGACTTTATCCCCCGCTTTCACCCCGCCTCCCGTCCGATGCGCAACCTCCACTTCCTGGCATCCGACTAATATAGCGAAGATAAAAATAATGAAAAGCAATCTCGATAACGTGTTGCGTAGAATCGACATATGAACTCCTTATGTAATGTTCGTTGTTCTTGGTTCTTGGTTCTTCGCCGGATAGCGTCGGAAATGCGCAAGTTGAGTGAAGGCCTGAATCCGCAGGGTACCGCGGACCATTCCCCTCCTGGGAGGGGCCAGGGGTGGGTTCCTTCAGGTCTCAGGTTTCAGCCCTCAGCCCTATCTCTCCCCCTTCCCTCACACCGACCCGGCATACATGGCCAGCATCCCGGAAATCAGCCCGTAGACCACCACGCCCACCACGCCGCCCAGGGTCAGGATCAGGGCCGGTTCGACCATGGCGCTCATTCGGGCGATCTTATCCTCCAGCAGCTTTTCATGCACCTCGGCCACGGTGAGCATGGACTCGCTCATCAGTCCGGAATGCTCCCCGATATTGGCCAGGGACATGGTGATGGGCGTGAAGGCCCAGCCGTCCTTGAGGGTGACGGAAAGCGGCTCTCCGGCCATGACCCGATCCACGGTCCTGTCCAGGAACGCGTTCACGGCCGTGTTCGAGATGGTCGCGCTGGTGGCCCGCAGGGCTTCCACCATGGGTATCCGGCTCTCCAGAAGCAGGCTGAAGGTTCGGGAAAAAGAGACCACCACGCCCAGGCGGATGATCGGGCCGACCACGGGCAGATAGACCTTGTACCGATCCAGATAGTATCGAGTCAGGGGCACGGCGTGCATCACGGCCAAGGCCCCGATTCCGGCCCCCAGCCCCATAAGCATGTTCAGCCCGTTGTCCTGCAAAAAAGCCGTGGTATCCATCAAGAACTGGGTCACGGGCGGCAGTTTGCCCTGAATCAGCCCCATGAACCGGGGAATCACGAACAGTACCATGAACACCACCACGCCAACGCCCACAACGAGCACGATGCCCGGATAAAAGA
Proteins encoded:
- a CDS encoding HD family phosphohydrolase, encoding MPMIDSHAKTPSKKPSSKSGASLSPKQGGAQPESRFSGLLVFMGGMVLVAVLSGLSIEPGGRIFVEGEIAGHDVTAPRDLLIEDQESTRARREMVAQSQPPIFDLAQMPFAQMARRIVSLLDVIASATPETTPQVQNLVAEELNIRIPAGMWAEWNRQSFQNMVVLEGLPWLENTYQKGVLADRRFASDITSGMIVRDLATDNEQLHLSSADFPDLDGVMRALDLHLRVNLNLPVTTRRAVEELLAPLLRPNLTLNQEATQARLTSAVQAVEPVFYQIKKGEIIVRKAERVTAEQQQKMQAFFAARDGGYDWDSFSGVLIISLIFSLGIFNAAAPPGRLLTTKDALLLASVMLTFAAMAKFVALYRFPLSRELLTMTPDIFVYSLPVAGAAGVLALFFPLLICIFSGALLAFLCTQMLHAGFDVFMFYLVGTVGCAMLLRGAQTRTDILRAGLPLLGLLLGTWAALNLLDFQSFSWFAAGAAFSAAGAMLSVLLLLAFSPVVEYLFGYTSRFKLLEMMSLEQPLLQSLMVNAPGTYHHCLIVANMAEAGAKAVGGNPLLAKVAALYHDIGKIKNPHYFIENQFGCENRHDKLAPSMSALILISHVKKGAELAAEHKLGTEITDLIQQHHGTRLIVYFYQKALKMCEEKGTECVREDDFRYPGPKPQSKEAGIILLADAIEASSRTLVDPTPSRVRNHIQNQVRTVFNEGQLDESDLSLKDLNILSETFQRILTGIFHQRIDYPKPGIHAAPTSSKSEQAKTPPPRPAPAR
- the ybeY gene encoding rRNA maturation RNase YbeY — encoded protein: MRDPETLRHPVLPLSRSALRDIVTRILDVADPPGDHSGTFGQPVLEVRITSDRGIMDLHQRHLGGAGPTNVLSFPAESPPTSEPDPNAVRGSIVISADAVLREAFLYGQDPRDHFIRLLTHALLHLADFDHGEIMDDLTEQVVEHLREPTPDNREP
- a CDS encoding NAD+ synthase, which produces MRIALLQNNYTVGDLDGNARKIADAVRTAARQNAALCVTSELSLLGYPPRDLLLNKGFIETSWAVLRALGRDLDDAPPTLVGLAEPNASGQGRPLWNCAALLRGGEIQGVFHKTLLPTYDVFDEDRYFEPFDAPGWFELDEWRIGVTICEDIWNDKDFWTSRRYRADPVQRLAEQRVHCIVNLSASPFHLDKHCFRLRMLGEMAAKHRLPLVYVNQVGGNDDLIFDGRGCAFDSKGGQIAAAAAFAEDLVVVNIEMGTVGAAPRRADRLAVTVARDLGPTAPAAMAASTGDGSREEEIWNALVLGVRDYLHKIGFSKALLGLSGGIDSALTAAIAAEALGRENVLAVLLPSPYTSRASIDDAVTLAANLGINHLTLPIMDLMRGFDHALEQAFAGYEADVTEENIQARIRGNLLMALSNKYRAMLLTTGNKSELAVGYCTMYGDMAGGLAVIADVPKTLVYATSRWLNNRRGPVIPERILTRPPTAELRPNQTDQDSLPEYDVLDAILERVVQLHRSSEEIIREGFAPEDVHRVVGLIKNAEFKRRQAAPGLKITDVAFGSGWRMPIAARWPI
- a CDS encoding MoxR family ATPase, which encodes MHQELKPVAQGISRHLLGKEREIRLALACLLAKGHLLIEDIPGVGKTTLAEAMARVLGLDMQRIQFTSDLLPADILGVSVYDRKEQTFSFHPGPIFSQVILADEINRATPKTQSALLEAMEEGQVTMDGRTRALPQPFFVIATQNPLHQIGTYPLPESQLDRFLMRISLGYPDAATERELLRIGDTREALRAAPAVLRPERLLELQQAVLDVHVSDALLDYVQALLLTSRRSATFQTGLSPRAGRALLHGAQAWAFLEGQTMVLPEHVQAVLPAVTNHRLQSSFLPAIGSTEQTSEETATNPAATLLKTPLPHP
- a CDS encoding TraR/DksA C4-type zinc finger protein, whose translation is MTHEQLDSFRRSLEELLAETTANVDRINSAIRDVVPSCADDNDRATLEAERRMLLLQADRERRLKREILLAFHRMDLGDYGSCESCGEAIDMRRLDVHPAARMCVQCMREIERGMEVDWARAGASYGRVWG
- a CDS encoding peptidyl-prolyl cis-trans isomerase, whose amino-acid sequence is MKAGDKVSPERMDDSFLLAYARRMGEAKEHAGRVTPEYVLEHVQNMESLIREAHDQGFTVLAEFRQAVHQFQAELLMRTMQPDLIAEIPRESITDEDVRTFYEENIGMYGLPDIYAATVFHTLDEGEAGLLGAADGRAALDAEADVLPGVEVLTLDPMPLERFPGVWAQTLLSLETGECGPVVMHEDRFAVLCLEEARTNRTQDFEHRKEYIRNDVLYSRYRQAWREAYEHLREKHGVEIDPEAAERFRERMEEEREG
- a CDS encoding type II secretion system F family protein — its product is GGGFGAISPTRFLPVTTKDKVLLFRMLATLVKSEVTVTQAIRILHDQTDRMNVKAVLAEVLSRVEGGSPLSDALAHHPRVFSPMMVNLVRAGEMGGILDTVFQRIADYIERRSNLRKKLMMSFFYPGIVLVVGVGVVVFMVLFVIPRFMGLIQGKLPPVTQFLMDTTAFLQDNGLNMLMGLGAGIGALAVMHAVPLTRYYLDRYKVYLPVVGPIIRLGVVVSFSRTFSLLLESRIPMVEALRATSATISNTAVNAFLDRTVDRVMAGEPLSVTLKDGWAFTPITMSLANIGEHSGLMSESMLTVAEVHEKLLEDKIARMSAMVEPALILTLGGVVGVVVYGLISGMLAMYAGSV